Proteins encoded within one genomic window of Triticum aestivum cultivar Chinese Spring chromosome 2D, IWGSC CS RefSeq v2.1, whole genome shotgun sequence:
- the LOC123048886 gene encoding uncharacterized protein, which produces MAGNGNGGQPSDAPAPAPASPLPGGRVPVAADVGVQEDVQQEEENPALPAHGAGLGGGVPVPVGVVVHEEVPQDPAPAAQDAADVGLLEALVPEDEDDTPPTPDQEDGGVVNQDLQDLQDKLDAPEPDVTGHQVEGSSFMRELEKVLAPGPAHKKQRTDNILPPPPGQVAVGGTAAAIQFVPNHVPAVGGGPGGVLMAAGMGPGVASNPGAQFASIPRPPNLSQLPLCPGCNIRPPVINIVGRSMLPPAVLPPHPCLCNPCFYGAPDRREIDCPVCAEYYGLYPWRSRRV; this is translated from the exons ATGGCGGGGAATGGCAACGGAGGACAGCCAAGCGACGCTCCGGCTCCAGCGCCGGCCTCGCCGCTGCCAGGTGGAC GCGTACCGGTTGCAGCCGACGTCGGGGTGCAGGAGGACGTACAGCAGGAAGAAGAGAACCCAGCGCTGCCCGCTCACGGTGCTGGCCTCGGCGGAG GCGTCCCTGTGCCAGTCGGCGTCGTCGTGCATGAGGAGGTGCCACAGGACCCAGCGCCGGCCGCTCAGGATGCAG CCGACGTGGGCTTGCTTGAGGCGCTGGTACCCGAAGACGAAGATGATACCCCCCCGACGCCGGATCAAGAAGATGGAG GTGTTGTCAATCAGGACTTACAAGATCTGCAGGACAAACTAGATGCCCCTGAACCCGATGTGACCGGACACCAAGTCGAGGGGTCAAGCTTCATGAGGGAGCTGGAGAAAGTGCTGGCCCCAGGACCCGCACACAAGAAACAAAGAACTGACAACATTCTCCCTCCACCACCGGGACAGGTGGCCGTCGGGGGTACTGCAGCGGCCATCCAATTTGTCCCAAATCACGTGCCGGCTG TGGGCGGAGGGCCAGGCGGCGTGCTCATGGCTGCAGGCATGGGTCCAGGTGTTGCCTCTAACCCAGGTGCTCAGTTTGCCAGCATCCCTCGGCCTCCAAACCTGAGTCAGCTGCCCTTGTGTCCTGGCTGCAACATCCGGCCGCCAGTGATAAATATTGTAGGACGATCAATGCTACCGCCCGCTGTTTTACCTCCGCACCCATGTTTGTGCAATCCGTGCTTCTATGGAGCACCAGATCGGCGGGAGATTGATTGCCCTGTGTGTGCTGAGTACTATGGACTGTACCCATGGAGATCAAGAAGGGTTTGA